The following proteins are co-located in the Helicobacter acinonychis genome:
- the mnmA gene encoding tRNA 2-thiouridine(34) synthase MnmA produces MKIAVLLSGGVDSSYSAYNLKEQGHELVGIYLKLHASEKKHDLYIKNAQKACEFLGIPLEVLDFQKDFKSVVYDAFISAYEEGQTPNPCALCNPLMKFGLALDHALKLGCEKIATGHYARIEENDKVSYIREALDKTKDQSYFLYALEHEVIAKLVFPLGDLLKKDIKPLALNAMPFLGTLETYKESQEICFVEKSYIDTLKKHVEVEKEGVVKNLQGKIIGTHKGYMQYTIGKRKGFNIKGALEPHFVVRIDAKKNELVVGKKEDLATHFLKAKNKSLMKDFKSGEYFIKARYRSMPTKAFVSLKDEMIEVELKEPFYGVAKGQALVVYKDDIVLGGGVIV; encoded by the coding sequence ATGAAAATAGCAGTATTACTCAGTGGGGGGGTGGATAGCTCTTATAGCGCTTATAACCTAAAAGAGCAAGGGCATGAATTAGTGGGGATTTATTTAAAACTCCATGCGAGTGAAAAAAAGCACGATCTATACATTAAAAACGCTCAAAAAGCGTGCGAGTTTTTAGGCATTCCTTTAGAAGTTTTGGATTTTCAAAAGGATTTTAAAAGCGTGGTTTATGACGCATTCATTTCAGCGTATGAAGAAGGGCAAACCCCTAACCCATGTGCTTTGTGTAACCCTTTAATGAAGTTTGGGCTAGCTTTAGATCACGCTTTAAAATTAGGGTGTGAAAAAATCGCTACTGGGCATTATGCGAGAATTGAAGAGAATGATAAGGTGAGCTACATAAGAGAAGCTTTGGATAAAACTAAAGATCAAAGCTATTTTTTATACGCTTTAGAGCATGAAGTCATCGCTAAATTGGTGTTTCCTTTAGGGGATTTATTAAAAAAGGATATTAAGCCTTTAGCCTTGAATGCAATGCCTTTTTTAGGCACTCTAGAGACTTATAAGGAATCTCAAGAAATTTGTTTTGTGGAAAAAAGCTACATTGACACTTTAAAAAAACATGTTGAAGTGGAAAAAGAGGGCGTGGTGAAAAATTTACAAGGCAAAATTATTGGCACGCATAAGGGCTATATGCAATACACGATCGGCAAACGAAAAGGCTTTAACATTAAGGGGGCGTTAGAACCGCATTTTGTGGTGAGGATTGACGCTAAAAAGAACGAGCTAGTCGTGGGTAAAAAAGAAGATCTAGCCACGCATTTTCTCAAAGCTAAAAACAAATCTTTGATGAAAGATTTTAAAAGTGGCGAATATTTCATCAAGGCTCGTTATAGGAGCATGCCCACTAAAGCGTTCGTGAGCTTGAAAGATGAAATGATTGAAGTGGAGCTTAAAGAGCCTTTTTATGGCGTGGCTAAAGGGCAAGCCTTGGTGGTCTATAAAGATGACATTGTGCTTGGTGGGGGCGTGATTGT